Below is a window of Vibrio sp. SS-MA-C1-2 DNA.
TGATGATGAATAATTATATTGATGCTTTTGATATTAAAGTCGATCAAAACTTATTTTCATTTGTAGAGAATGAAGTATTACCTGGCTTGCAAGTTGAATCAGAGCAATTTTGGTGTGGTTTTTCAAATACGATTAAAGAACTCGCACCTAAAAATGCCGAACTTTTAGCCACGCGTGATCGTTTTCAAAAGCAGTTGGATGAGTGGCATATTGCTCATCAAAGCCAGCCATTTGATTTTTCAGAATATAAATCATTTTTAACTGAGATTGGTTATTTAGTTGAAGAAAAAGATGCATTTTCTATCGCAACCAAAGATATTGATCCTGAAGTTGCCGTTGTTGCTGGTCCTCAGTTAATCCTACCTATCTCAAATGCACGATTTGCACTAAATGCAACCAATGCGCGTTGGGGGAGTCTTTATAATTCACTTTACGGTTCTGATGCTGTAACAGGGGCATTACCAAGTGGTAAAGGATTAGATATAGAAAAAGCCAACGCGGTGATTCAATGGGGAGCCGAATTTTTAGATGATGCTATTCCATTGACTTCAGGTTCTCATCAAGATGTCCAAGTGTATGAGTTATGTCAAAAAGAAGGCCAACACTTTGTACTTTGTCACCTTGCTAATGGCGACATCGTAGATCTGAAAGATTCTAGCCAATTTGTTGGTTTCAATACATCTCCGATATTGTCTCTATTGTTTATTAATAATGGTTTACATATTGAAGTGCAAATTGATGCCACAACACCGATTGGTCAATTATGCAATGCCGGCATTAAAGATGTCATTGTTGAAGCAGCTCAGACAACAATTATGGATTTTGAAGATTCAGTTGCAGCTGTGGATGCTGAAGATAAAGTACAAGCTTATCGTAATTGGTTAGATTTGATGAAGGGAACGTTGACCGCCGAGTTTGAAAAAGGTGGTAAAACAGTCACTCGAACCATTGCCAAAGATAGATCTTACCAACAGCCAAACGGAGAAGCATTAACTTTACGTGGTCGCAGTTTGTTACTTGTTAGAAATGTTGGTCACTTAATGAAAACCAATATGATTTTGGATAAGCAAGGCAATGAGATCCCTGAAGGAATTGCAGATGCCTTTTTAACGTCATTATGCGCACTTCATGAGCGTACAGAAGAAGGTTTAATTAATTCTCGATTTGGTAGCATCTATATTGTTAAGCCTAAAATGCACGGCCCTGAAGAGAGTGCGTTTACAAATACTCTATTTTCTTGTGTTGAAGAGACCTTGAACTTGGCACCAGCAACATTAAAAGTCGGTGTAATGGATGAAGAACGTCGTACTTCCGCCAATCTAAAAGAAGTGATTCGTAGTGTTAAAGATCGTTTATTCTTTATTAATACGGGCTTCCTTGATCGTACTGGTGATGAGATCCACACTTCGATGCATGCTGGTGCGGTTTATCCAAAAGATTTAATCAAAGCACAAGGTTGGATTCAATCTTATGAAGCACGTAATGTTAAGATTGGTTTAGATTGCCAATTAGATGGGACAGCTCAGATTGGTAAGGGCATGTGGGCAATGCCAGATGCGATGCAAGAGATGCTAACTCAGAAGATTGGTCATCCTAAAGCTGGGGCTAATTGTGCTTGGGTTCCTTCGCCATTAGCTGCATTTATTCATGCCACTCATTATCATCGTTGCGATGTGAAAGAGGTTCAACAGCAGATTAAATCAGCCACTTATGATTATACCGAATCATTAGATAGCCTATTAACACCGCCAATTATGGAGAATAAAGACCTTGATTCAGCCACGATTGCTCAAGAAATTGAGAACAATGCGCAAGGTATTTTAGGTTATGTGGTTCGTTGGGTTAATCAAGGGGTTGGTTGCTCTAAAGTGCCAGATATTCATGATATTGCGTTGATGGAAGATCGTGCAACATTGCGTATCTCAAGCCAAATTCTAGCTAATTGGTTACTCCATGGTGTTTGTAGTGAACAACAAGTGATGGAAACAATGAAGCAAATGGCAGTGGTTGTCGATAAACAAAATGCGAATGATCCTGAGTATACCAATATGGCTCCTGATTTTGATAACAGCATTGCGTTTAAAGCGGCTTGCGATTTGGTTTTCAAAGGTGGTGAACAACCTAGTGGCTACACTGAACCCTTACTACATGGGGCAAGACAGCAGTTTAAAGCCAGTATTACAAAACCAGAATTACTTGCTGAGTCTTAAATTTACAATGATCTTGATAACCAATAATTAGGGTATATCAAGTTATTGGTTAAAGCCTTTATTTTACAGGCTAATTTAAGCACCCCTTATCGCTTAAGTTAGCCTTTTTTATCAGCAATGTTTCTATTAAAAATTTGAGTCCGTGTATATGACAAGACAACTTGAAAGCGAGACGGTATAGTAACCAACTCATTTAACTACGTTGATGGTTGCAACCCGATGATTCTACCTGTTGTGATTGCTGGTGGAGCGAGTGCTCGTCTTTGG
It encodes the following:
- a CDS encoding malate synthase G — protein: MNNYIDAFDIKVDQNLFSFVENEVLPGLQVESEQFWCGFSNTIKELAPKNAELLATRDRFQKQLDEWHIAHQSQPFDFSEYKSFLTEIGYLVEEKDAFSIATKDIDPEVAVVAGPQLILPISNARFALNATNARWGSLYNSLYGSDAVTGALPSGKGLDIEKANAVIQWGAEFLDDAIPLTSGSHQDVQVYELCQKEGQHFVLCHLANGDIVDLKDSSQFVGFNTSPILSLLFINNGLHIEVQIDATTPIGQLCNAGIKDVIVEAAQTTIMDFEDSVAAVDAEDKVQAYRNWLDLMKGTLTAEFEKGGKTVTRTIAKDRSYQQPNGEALTLRGRSLLLVRNVGHLMKTNMILDKQGNEIPEGIADAFLTSLCALHERTEEGLINSRFGSIYIVKPKMHGPEESAFTNTLFSCVEETLNLAPATLKVGVMDEERRTSANLKEVIRSVKDRLFFINTGFLDRTGDEIHTSMHAGAVYPKDLIKAQGWIQSYEARNVKIGLDCQLDGTAQIGKGMWAMPDAMQEMLTQKIGHPKAGANCAWVPSPLAAFIHATHYHRCDVKEVQQQIKSATYDYTESLDSLLTPPIMENKDLDSATIAQEIENNAQGILGYVVRWVNQGVGCSKVPDIHDIALMEDRATLRISSQILANWLLHGVCSEQQVMETMKQMAVVVDKQNANDPEYTNMAPDFDNSIAFKAACDLVFKGGEQPSGYTEPLLHGARQQFKASITKPELLAES